In SAR324 cluster bacterium, the following are encoded in one genomic region:
- a CDS encoding response regulator → MSQVLVVDDSSVVRMNVEGFLTENGFTVTTAINGLDGLSKLQADKDIKLVITDISMPEMDGITMVEKIRTELNDDHVNILVFTNENDMELKKRCKKFKIKGWIVKPFNGPSALPVVQHLVNN, encoded by the coding sequence ATGTCACAAGTACTTGTTGTTGATGATTCCAGTGTTGTACGTATGAATGTGGAAGGTTTTCTGACTGAAAACGGATTTACAGTAACAACGGCCATCAATGGATTAGATGGCTTGTCCAAACTTCAGGCGGACAAGGATATCAAACTGGTAATTACCGATATTTCCATGCCGGAAATGGATGGGATCACCATGGTTGAAAAAATTCGGACCGAACTCAATGATGACCATGTCAATATTCTGGTGTTTACCAATGAAAATGACATGGAACTGAAAAAACGCTGTAAAAAATTCAAGATCAAAGGCTGGATTGTCAAACCGTTCAATGGTCCAAGCGCACTTCCGGTTGTTCAACATCTGGTCAATAATTGA
- a CDS encoding serine/threonine-protein phosphatase: MSEELIEIRKSIKSIVGWMEKLTTYSLEQMKLNPIPPTKDLVVNELSDAVHIMNINLKKKEEKLQCFNDLFKNFSSFREARDIILHAFELLTDYIYNSDTILFEKEEDLYRPAEDSLFMFLNKTLDEDFIANLFPESETEICYFNYIKEDSFFYEYFFEPGAMIIGSHALFLRVRGINEMICVFRGPGSTEFDRFELDFVEGLCEQIRILKKNLELIQNEMRLSHELEVAALVQQELFPKSVPKISNIDIAAFYKSATETGGDWHGFLQVENLLYVLIGDVTGHGVPAALVTATVCGASQMFTDQLMKNISLTPNEILDYLNRVVCYSGNHQFAMTFFVACIDLNTGEMDFSNAGHNFPIILSEDGSINSLLDRNTPLGYQDNPVFYSKKGFLKKGDLLVFYTDGLIENPFPNGEDLGEKNLKRMIKQYQDEHGGVSASGILNTINVKTGECKMEDDVTLICMHIRDNWPGVAKS, translated from the coding sequence ATGAGTGAGGAATTAATTGAGATAAGAAAGTCTATCAAAAGTATTGTTGGCTGGATGGAAAAACTGACAACCTACTCCCTTGAACAGATGAAGCTGAACCCCATTCCTCCAACGAAAGATCTTGTTGTGAATGAACTTTCTGATGCGGTTCATATCATGAACATCAATCTTAAAAAAAAGGAGGAAAAGCTACAGTGCTTCAATGATCTGTTCAAAAATTTCAGCTCTTTCCGGGAAGCACGGGATATTATCCTGCATGCCTTCGAATTGTTGACGGATTATATCTACAACAGTGATACGATCCTGTTTGAAAAAGAAGAAGACCTGTATCGTCCGGCTGAGGATTCCTTATTCATGTTTCTCAATAAAACACTGGATGAAGATTTCATTGCCAATCTTTTTCCGGAGAGTGAGACCGAAATCTGTTATTTCAATTATATCAAGGAAGACAGTTTCTTTTACGAATATTTTTTTGAACCCGGTGCCATGATCATCGGCTCACACGCATTATTTCTGAGAGTCAGGGGCATCAATGAAATGATCTGTGTATTCAGAGGACCCGGCAGCACAGAATTCGACCGATTTGAACTGGATTTTGTGGAAGGTCTGTGTGAGCAGATCCGAATCCTCAAAAAGAATCTGGAACTGATCCAGAATGAAATGAGACTCTCCCATGAACTGGAAGTGGCGGCCCTTGTGCAGCAGGAATTATTCCCCAAATCAGTTCCAAAAATTTCCAACATAGATATTGCGGCATTCTACAAATCAGCAACAGAAACTGGTGGGGACTGGCATGGATTTTTGCAGGTTGAGAATCTGCTGTATGTTTTGATCGGTGATGTCACAGGGCATGGCGTGCCTGCGGCGTTAGTAACCGCAACGGTCTGTGGGGCATCCCAGATGTTTACTGATCAATTGATGAAAAATATCAGCCTGACTCCCAATGAAATTCTTGACTACCTCAACAGGGTTGTGTGCTATTCAGGAAATCATCAGTTTGCCATGACTTTTTTTGTGGCCTGTATTGATTTGAACACGGGTGAAATGGATTTTTCCAATGCCGGACATAATTTCCCGATCATTTTGAGTGAAGACGGCTCCATTAACAGCCTTCTTGATCGAAACACACCCTTGGGTTATCAGGATAATCCAGTGTTTTATTCCAAGAAAGGCTTCCTTAAAAAAGGCGATTTACTGGTATTTTATACGGATGGTTTGATTGAAAATCCATTTCCCAATGGAGAGGACCTTGGTGAAAAAAATCTCAAACGGATGATCAAACAATATCAGGATGAACATGGGGGAGTGAGTGCGTCAGGGATATTAAACACGATCAACGTTAAAACGGGTGAGTGCAAAATGGAAGACGATGTGACACTCATTTGTATGCATATTAGAGATAACTGGCCAGGTGTGGCTAAAAGCTAA
- a CDS encoding phosphoglycerate kinase, which translates to MAKKTIDDVQLSGKKVLIRCDFNVPLDGSQNISDDRRIQESLPTIRKVVDSGAAVILCSHLGRPEGAVDPKMSLKPVAARLKELLGKPVQMAGDCIGAEVEALKSKLKGGEILLLENLRFHKAETKNKDDFSKELAKGIDIFVNDAFGTAHRAHASTEGVTRFVPISVSGYLVEKELKYLGDAVNAPKRPFIAVLGGAKISGKIDVIKSLFDKVDVLIIGGGMIFTFYKAQGLNIGSSLLEADRVEMAGQLLAEAKSRNIKLLLADDVVIADKFDNNANRKVVSIKDIPDGWMGLDIGPKTIKKYCSEILKSKTVVWNGPMGAFEMSNFEEGTRKIAEALAEATRKSGSVTVVGGGDSAAAMSQFNLEDQVTHISTGGGASLEFLEGKVLPGIDALADK; encoded by the coding sequence ATGGCAAAGAAAACGATTGATGATGTACAGTTGAGTGGAAAAAAAGTATTGATCCGCTGTGATTTCAATGTGCCTCTGGATGGCAGTCAGAATATTTCAGATGATCGACGTATTCAGGAATCATTGCCCACGATTCGCAAAGTAGTGGATTCCGGGGCCGCGGTCATTTTATGTTCCCACCTGGGACGTCCAGAAGGTGCGGTTGACCCGAAAATGAGCCTGAAACCGGTTGCGGCCCGACTCAAGGAATTGCTCGGCAAACCTGTCCAGATGGCTGGTGACTGCATTGGCGCGGAAGTTGAGGCTCTGAAAAGCAAGTTGAAAGGCGGAGAAATTCTGTTGCTGGAAAACCTGCGATTCCATAAGGCTGAAACCAAAAATAAGGATGACTTTTCTAAGGAATTAGCCAAAGGCATTGATATTTTTGTGAACGACGCTTTTGGCACAGCACACCGCGCGCATGCTTCCACAGAAGGTGTAACCCGTTTTGTGCCAATCTCCGTTTCTGGTTATCTGGTTGAAAAAGAACTGAAATATCTGGGTGACGCGGTCAACGCTCCCAAACGACCGTTTATCGCAGTGTTGGGCGGCGCGAAAATTTCCGGAAAAATTGATGTCATCAAAAGTTTGTTTGACAAGGTTGATGTCCTGATCATCGGCGGTGGCATGATTTTCACGTTCTATAAAGCGCAAGGACTGAATATCGGTTCCTCTTTACTTGAAGCCGATCGGGTTGAAATGGCCGGACAGCTTCTCGCAGAAGCAAAGTCCCGCAATATCAAACTGTTGCTGGCTGATGATGTGGTGATCGCTGACAAATTTGACAACAATGCCAACCGTAAGGTGGTTTCGATCAAGGATATCCCTGATGGCTGGATGGGACTGGATATCGGGCCTAAAACCATTAAAAAATACTGTTCAGAAATCCTTAAAAGTAAAACAGTTGTCTGGAATGGCCCGATGGGCGCGTTTGAAATGTCCAATTTTGAAGAAGGCACACGAAAAATCGCTGAAGCACTGGCCGAAGCAACCCGGAAAAGCGGCAGTGTGACAGTGGTGGGTGGCGGTGATTCTGCCGCGGCCATGAGTCAGTTCAACCTGGAAGATCAGGTCACGCACATTTCTACCGGTGGGGGCGCGTCCCTGGAATTCCTGGAAGGCAAGGTTCTTCCCGGAATTGACGCACTGGCTGATAAATAA
- a CDS encoding NfeD family protein, giving the protein MNDLLNLLSQIDLWFYYFAGSIVLSALELFLPGFVCLPLGLGALLTVPFAMFLPAWATLLVWTAGTCVSWVGFHKFFPAKASHKYVSNVDGMVGQQARVIEAIDPQSGSGVVKLFGEEWKVFQPSEAVAMGQMVTILQVIGNQVRVEPTIDPDEILGKKFDSLLHQS; this is encoded by the coding sequence ATGAACGATTTGCTGAATCTGTTGAGCCAGATTGATTTATGGTTTTATTATTTTGCGGGAAGCATCGTGCTGTCGGCATTAGAACTTTTTTTGCCCGGTTTTGTTTGTCTGCCTCTCGGACTGGGTGCCTTGTTGACAGTTCCCTTCGCCATGTTCCTGCCTGCTTGGGCCACATTGCTTGTCTGGACTGCTGGAACCTGTGTGTCCTGGGTTGGATTTCATAAATTTTTTCCAGCCAAAGCTTCACACAAATATGTTTCCAATGTCGATGGCATGGTTGGACAACAGGCCCGTGTGATTGAAGCGATTGATCCACAAAGTGGAAGCGGGGTTGTCAAACTGTTTGGGGAAGAATGGAAAGTTTTTCAACCATCAGAAGCAGTTGCCATGGGACAGATGGTTACAATACTTCAAGTGATAGGCAATCAGGTCCGTGTGGAACCGACCATAGATCCCGATGAAATTTTGGGGAAAAAATTTGATTCACTGCTTCATCAATCATGA
- a CDS encoding response regulator — protein sequence MEINRQFILARREEGDHALKVALTMLSTQKTDTIPALIEVIHQIGDKISRLREETNKDLLVPVQERKQGLAEIWFGTMTQYIERIESLLISISSDISDEDGMISRYSSIKHTTLSLRNTAGPEISILSATMLSQKPVQAPLAQKILKLQISTEHYFDRLSDLIQPLTDSRIPEALATLKTTYFEEYRPYRDALFPLALTGGPYPYSQQEFLNQGVTALYQISSFMKTVIEVTHDYAETKVNHSKQQIIILLSTSIGSLIFILLIFLYLNFRVVRPITQITAVVMRLARNDVTVEVPFEKNRDEIGEMARAIGVFNGIAQQLREAHERFITVMDSLETIVYVADMTTYEIIFANKYTTNLFGNIVGGACWEKIQNGQSGPCAFCTNKKLLTSGGIPNEGLRWESRNTVTNSWYLMFDRAIKWIDGRVVRMSIATDITYIKMIEEDLRNARIQADAANQAKSRFLANMSHEIRTPLNAILGFSQILSMQSRKLAVPPEFQKYLGIIQQSGTNLSEMINNVLDLSKIEAGKTVVEMETLNLKLLVQGIFHIYKASADKKRIHFNYNISDKLPVYVVSDRTKLNQICTNLLGNAIKFTPEGKQIQLKAERDGAWILLRVEDQGIGISKEKQTTIFEAFEQAEKSTTRQYGGTGLGLAITKSLAELLGGSISLDSVPGQGSTFTVKIPLVEVESNDQKQENIHWDDYCFSRDNKILVVEDNLENQEMIKILFNELGLEIKLVVNGKEGIEQSLSFMPDLILMDIHMPGMSGIEVTQQIRSIPDCRNIPIVALSADAYKEQQEEAYRAGMTDYLIKPVLMNKLLPVLEKYLRQEPSLKANKQEFQVPLTKA from the coding sequence ATGGAAATAAATCGGCAATTCATTCTGGCGAGACGGGAAGAGGGCGATCACGCGCTCAAAGTAGCACTGACAATGTTATCCACGCAAAAAACGGATACGATCCCGGCGTTGATCGAAGTGATCCATCAAATCGGTGATAAAATTTCTCGTTTGAGGGAAGAAACAAATAAAGACCTCCTTGTGCCAGTACAAGAACGAAAACAGGGACTTGCTGAAATCTGGTTTGGCACCATGACCCAATACATTGAACGCATTGAATCCCTGCTCATCAGTATTTCAAGTGATATCAGTGATGAGGATGGAATGATCAGTCGCTATTCTTCAATAAAACATACCACTCTATCGTTGAGAAATACCGCAGGACCCGAAATATCAATTCTCTCAGCGACCATGTTATCCCAGAAACCTGTTCAGGCGCCATTAGCCCAAAAAATACTGAAACTTCAAATCAGTACTGAACATTATTTTGACCGACTTTCGGATTTGATTCAACCCTTAACAGATTCAAGAATTCCTGAAGCCCTGGCTACACTCAAAACAACCTATTTTGAGGAATATCGTCCCTATAGAGACGCATTGTTTCCGTTAGCGTTAACAGGCGGACCTTATCCTTATTCGCAACAAGAGTTTTTGAACCAGGGAGTCACAGCGCTTTATCAAATTTCCTCTTTTATGAAAACTGTGATTGAGGTCACACATGACTATGCTGAGACGAAGGTCAATCATAGCAAACAGCAAATTATAATTTTGTTATCCACTTCCATTGGCTCACTCATTTTCATCCTGTTAATTTTTTTATATTTGAATTTCAGAGTTGTCAGACCAATCACTCAAATCACAGCAGTGGTTATGCGATTAGCCAGGAACGATGTGACTGTAGAGGTTCCCTTTGAGAAAAACCGGGATGAAATCGGTGAAATGGCAAGGGCTATTGGCGTTTTTAATGGCATCGCACAACAATTGAGAGAAGCACACGAGCGTTTTATTACCGTCATGGATAGTCTTGAAACAATTGTCTATGTTGCGGACATGACCACCTATGAAATCATCTTTGCCAATAAGTATACAACCAATTTATTTGGTAATATTGTAGGCGGTGCCTGTTGGGAAAAGATTCAAAATGGACAATCTGGACCATGTGCTTTTTGTACAAACAAAAAACTGTTGACGTCCGGAGGAATTCCAAATGAAGGGCTTCGTTGGGAATCCAGAAACACGGTCACAAACAGTTGGTATCTGATGTTTGACCGTGCCATCAAGTGGATTGATGGACGTGTTGTTCGCATGTCCATTGCGACTGACATAACCTACATAAAAATGATAGAAGAAGATCTGCGGAATGCCAGGATTCAGGCTGATGCGGCCAATCAGGCAAAAAGCCGTTTTTTAGCCAACATGAGTCATGAAATCCGCACACCGCTCAATGCGATTTTAGGTTTTAGCCAGATTTTATCAATGCAGTCCCGGAAATTAGCCGTTCCGCCTGAGTTTCAAAAATATCTCGGGATTATTCAACAAAGTGGAACTAATTTGTCTGAAATGATAAACAATGTTCTTGATTTATCAAAGATTGAAGCGGGTAAAACTGTGGTTGAAATGGAAACCCTTAATCTGAAATTATTGGTACAGGGAATATTTCATATCTACAAAGCGTCCGCAGACAAAAAACGAATACATTTCAACTATAACATTTCTGACAAGTTGCCTGTATATGTTGTTTCCGACCGCACAAAACTGAATCAAATTTGTACGAATCTGTTGGGAAACGCTATCAAGTTCACCCCTGAAGGGAAGCAAATCCAACTTAAAGCAGAACGGGATGGTGCGTGGATTCTTTTGCGGGTTGAAGACCAAGGCATTGGGATCTCTAAAGAAAAGCAGACAACGATTTTTGAAGCCTTTGAACAAGCTGAAAAATCAACAACCCGTCAATATGGCGGAACCGGGTTGGGGTTGGCGATTACTAAATCCCTGGCAGAATTATTAGGCGGCTCGATTAGCCTGGATAGCGTCCCCGGCCAAGGTTCAACCTTCACCGTAAAAATACCTCTTGTTGAGGTGGAATCTAATGACCAGAAACAAGAAAATATCCATTGGGATGACTATTGTTTTTCCAGAGACAATAAAATTCTGGTCGTTGAAGATAATCTTGAAAATCAGGAAATGATCAAAATTTTGTTTAATGAATTAGGCCTGGAAATAAAATTGGTGGTGAATGGGAAAGAAGGCATCGAACAATCTTTAAGCTTTATGCCGGATCTGATTTTGATGGACATACACATGCCCGGAATGAGCGGGATCGAGGTTACACAACAAATTCGAAGCATTCCTGATTGTAGAAATATTCCCATTGTCGCTCTTTCCGCTGACGCCTATAAAGAACAACAAGAAGAGGCCTATCGAGCAGGCATGACTGATTATCTCATCAAACCAGTTCTCATGAATAAACTTTTGCCTGTGTTAGAGAAATACTTGCGCCAGGAGCCCTCCTTAAAAGCAAACAAACAGGAATTCCAAGTCCCGTTGACCAAAGCCTGA
- a CDS encoding acyltransferase family protein encodes MQISLKKPSDPIIRQAIKLLDPWKWATDPVISGLEHIPEKGPVLFVGNHTVLGLLDAPLMWCELYQRKHLFVRSLGDRLHFKVPGWRDMLKTFGAVEGTRANCAELMRNGEHILVFPGGSREVNKRKNEKYQLIWKERLGFARMAIEFACPIVPFAAVGAEECYDIVIDADDIFSSPLGPLLRKIIPRDETIPLVKGWGGTLFPRPERFYFKFGKPIQVDNYHKDYQNRDYCVELRETVRQAIEQMLREQLELRANDPDRDFTKRLSHKFRK; translated from the coding sequence ATGCAGATATCGCTGAAAAAACCATCAGATCCGATCATTCGACAGGCTATTAAATTGCTGGATCCATGGAAATGGGCTACGGACCCTGTCATTTCAGGACTTGAGCATATTCCTGAAAAAGGACCGGTGCTGTTTGTTGGCAATCACACAGTGCTGGGCTTGCTGGATGCGCCCTTGATGTGGTGTGAACTTTATCAGCGTAAACATCTGTTTGTGCGTTCGTTGGGGGATCGTCTTCATTTTAAAGTTCCCGGATGGCGCGATATGCTCAAAACATTTGGCGCGGTCGAGGGAACCCGTGCCAATTGTGCGGAGTTGATGCGAAACGGAGAGCATATTCTGGTATTTCCCGGAGGATCCCGGGAAGTGAATAAACGGAAAAATGAAAAATATCAGTTGATCTGGAAGGAACGTTTAGGGTTTGCGAGGATGGCTATTGAGTTTGCCTGCCCTATAGTCCCGTTTGCCGCGGTAGGTGCAGAAGAATGTTACGATATCGTGATTGATGCGGATGATATTTTTTCATCGCCACTTGGACCACTACTCAGAAAAATCATTCCAAGGGATGAAACGATTCCCCTGGTGAAAGGGTGGGGGGGAACCCTTTTCCCCAGACCTGAACGATTTTATTTTAAATTTGGCAAGCCCATCCAGGTCGACAACTACCACAAGGATTATCAAAACAGGGATTATTGCGTTGAACTGAGAGAAACGGTCCGACAAGCCATTGAACAAATGCTCCGGGAACAACTTGAATTAAGAGCCAATGATCCTGACCGTGATTTTACAAAACGTTTATCGCATAAATTTCGAAAATGA